The Streptomyces seoulensis genome contains a region encoding:
- the galU gene encoding UTP--glucose-1-phosphate uridylyltransferase GalU: protein MTQSHPRISKAVIPAAGLGTRFLPATKATPKEMLPVVDKPAIQYVVEEAVSAGLEDVLMVTGRNKRPLEDHFDRNYELESALQKKGDADRLSRVQESSDLATMHYVRQGDPRGLGHAVLCAAPHVGHEPFAVLLGDDLIDPRDPLLQRMIDVQEQHGGSVIALMEVAPEQIHLYGCAAVESTGEGDVVKITGLVEKPDPADAPSNYAIIGRYVLDPHIFDILRKTEPGRGGEIQLTDALQQLAEDEKIGGPVHGVVFKGRRYDTGDRADYLRAIVRLACEREDLGPDFRTWLRSFVAEEMQES, encoded by the coding sequence TCAGCAAGGCTGTCATCCCGGCAGCCGGGCTCGGCACCCGTTTCCTGCCCGCCACCAAGGCCACTCCGAAGGAGATGCTGCCGGTCGTGGACAAGCCGGCGATCCAGTACGTGGTCGAGGAAGCGGTATCAGCCGGCCTTGAGGACGTACTGATGGTCACCGGGCGTAACAAGCGTCCGCTGGAGGACCACTTCGACCGCAACTACGAGCTCGAGTCGGCCCTGCAGAAGAAGGGCGACGCCGACCGGCTCTCCAGGGTGCAGGAGTCCAGCGACCTGGCCACGATGCACTACGTCCGCCAGGGCGACCCCCGCGGCCTCGGCCACGCCGTGCTGTGCGCCGCGCCGCACGTGGGCCACGAGCCCTTCGCGGTCCTGCTCGGCGACGACCTGATCGACCCCCGCGACCCCCTGCTCCAGCGCATGATCGACGTGCAGGAGCAGCACGGCGGCAGTGTGATCGCCCTCATGGAGGTCGCCCCCGAGCAGATCCACCTCTACGGCTGCGCGGCCGTGGAGAGCACCGGTGAGGGCGACGTCGTCAAGATCACCGGCCTGGTCGAGAAGCCGGACCCGGCCGACGCCCCGTCCAACTATGCGATCATCGGGCGTTACGTCCTCGACCCGCACATCTTCGACATACTGCGCAAGACCGAGCCCGGCCGGGGCGGCGAGATCCAGCTCACCGACGCGCTCCAGCAGCTCGCCGAGGACGAGAAGATCGGCGGTCCGGTGCACGGCGTCGTCTTCAAGGGCCGCCGTTATGACACCGGCGACCGCGCCGACTACCTGCGTGCCATTGTCCGCCTCGCGTGCGAACGTGAGGACCTGGGCCCGGACTTCAGGACCTGGCTGCGCAGTTTCGTCGCCGAGGAGATGCAGGAAAGTTGA